GCCTCGAACTGGCGGTAGATTTCGGGCGTGATCCAGTTGATGTCACTGCTGTTGGCGGGCTCGGCCGTCGGCTTGGGCAGTTGGTCTTCGGGCGTTCGGGATTCCTCGGGAACGGGTGCGCCTGCACCGTTGAGGAGCACGGGCCGGAAGTTCATGTCAGCGGACGCCTGGATCAGGTCGCGGGTCTGGCTGGAGGGGGTTCCCGGAAGGCTGACCACCACGTTGCGCCCGGACTGCGTGCTGATTTCGGCTTCGGCCACGCCGGAGCCGTCAACGCGCTGGCGGATGATGGCCACCGCCTGGTTGAGCTGCTCTTCGTTGATGTCCGAACCGCCCTCGACCTTCGGCGCCAGGATCATCTGGGTTCCGCCTTCGAGGTCCAGTGCCAGTTTGGGCGCCCAGCTTGCCTGCCCGCCCAGGGTGCCGCCGGCCAGGACAGCAGTCAGCGCGGCGATGATTACACCAAGCCAGACCAGGACCCTGAGGCCTGGTTTCTTGGGACCAGTTCGTGCCATTGTCGATCTTTCTCTTATTCACGGAGGAACCGCCGGCGCCTGCTGTGGCTTGCACCGGCGGTTAGCCGCGGCGGTAGAGGGTAAAAGCGGTCAGCGGGACTAGCTGTCCTTTTTGCCCTCGTCGTTGAGGCGCTTCACTGTTTCATCCGGAGTCTCGACCGATGTCGCGGAGCTTCCGCCCTCGCGGTCGGTCAGGGACGATGCGTCGTCGGGCACGGCCGGGGATTCAGCCTCCGGCACGGCGGCGGGTTCGACGATCTTGGTCACTGCCTGGCGGTGGACCGTGGCGAGGTTGCCCGGGGAAAGTTCAAGCGTGACCTTGTTCTCGGCATCGTCGATGTCCACGATCCGGCCGAACAGGCCAAAGCTGGTCATGACCTCAATGCCGGGCGCGAACTGAGACTGCAGTGTTGCCTGCTGCTGCTGGGTCTTCTTGTTGCGGCGGAACATCATGAAGATGAAGATGCCGAGCATCACGAACAGCAGGATCGACATGATGTCGATGCCGCCGCCGGGCTGGGTAGTGGTGGTCTGGGCAGTGATATGTCCGAACACGGGGAAGTTCCATTCTGTACTTGCATAGAGCCGGTTGACAGCGCCGTCCGCTTTGAACGTGAGGACTGGCGGTACTGCTTGCCATCCATCCACGGGCTGCCGGTGTCGGTGCCTGCGGGAACAAAGACCCGAACGTGCCGAGCGTCATACCAGTCTAAAGGGAAAAGCTGAAGGTAGCCTGCTATTGGCTTTCCGGGGCCCAGTCCCCCGGCGCTTCCACGCTGCCGGATTCCGGATCGAAGAGGTCCAGTTGCTCCTGGGCGAAAACCCCGGACGGGATGGCGTAACCAAGGTGCGTCCAGGCCGGTGCCATGGCGATCCGGCCCCTGGGTGTGCGGCCCAGGAGGCCTTCACGGACCAGGAAGGGCTCGGCCACTGTTTCCACGGTTTCAGTCTCTTCGCCGACAGCGATAGCCAGTGTCGAGAGCCCCACCGGACCGCCGCCGAATTTGGTGATAAGCGCCTCAAGGACCGATCGGTCCAGCCGGTCCAGGCCCTTTTTGTCCACCTCATACATGTCAAGGGCCTCAGAGGCCGCCCGGGAATCAATCTGTTCGATGCCATGGACAAGCGCCCAGTCCCGTACGCGCCGCAGCAACCTGTTGGCAATACGGGGCGTGCCGCGCGAACGCCCCGCGATTTCGCTGAAGCCTGCCGAATTCACCTTGAGATCCAGAAGTCCGGCCGAGCGGCGCAGCACCAGCTCGAGTTCCGGCACCGAGTAGAACTCCAGGTGGCCGGTGAATCCGAACCGGTCGCGCAGCGGCCCGGGAAGCAGCCCGGCCCGGGTGGTGGCACCTACCAGTGTGAACGGCGGCAGTTCCAGCGGGATGGCCGTGGCGCCGGCACCCTTGCCCACCACGATGTCCACCCGGAAGTCCTCCATGGCCATGTACAGCATTTCTTCGGCCGGACGGGACATGCGGTGGATTTCGTCGAGGAACAGGACCTCGCCTTCGGAAAGGGAGGACAGGATGGCGGCAAGGTCGCCTGCGTGCTGGATGGCAGGCCCGCTGCTGATGCGCAGCGGGGCGTTCATCTCGGAGGCGACAATCATGGCCAAGGTGGTCTTGCCAAGGCCGGGCGGACCGGAGAACAGCACGTGGTCGGCGCTGCGTCCACGCATGCGGGAGGCCTGCAGCACCAGGGAAAGCTGTTTGCGCACCCGGTGCTGGCCTACGAAGTCGTGCAGGTTCTTGGGCCGGAGGGCAGCTTCGATTACACGTTCCTCCGGCTCCTCCCCTGCGGCCACCAGTGACGGTTCAGCCACGGCTGCCTACGCGGTTGCCGGCGCGTGCCCCGTCCTGGCCGAGCCAGCGCAGGGTGGTCCGCAGGATTTCCGGCACGTTGCCCCGGAAGGAGACCTCGGGGTCGTCCGCCAACGCCTTGTCGATGCTGGAGGACGCGTCCTTTTCGGACCATCCGAGGCTTGTCATGGCTGCAACCACCTGCGGTTTCCAGGCGGTCTCGGCAGCAGTGGGGGCCGCGGGCGAACCGGCGGTGCCCTGCGGGACGAGCTTTCCGGCCAGCTCCAGCACGATCCTGCCCGCGACTTTGGGTCCGATGCCGGGAACTTTGGTGAAGGTTTTGCTGTCCCCGGTGTGCGCCGCAACCCGGATAGCCTCGGGATCGTGGACAGCCAGGACCGCCAGGGCCAGCCGCGGCCCTACTCCGCTGACACTGAGCAGCACATCGAACACTTCGCGTTCGCCGTCGGAGGCGAAGCCAAAGAGCGTGAGCGAATCCTCCCGGACGATCAGGGAGGTAAACAGCTTTCCCTCCTCGCCGGTGCGCAGCCCGCTGAGGGTTTGGGGAGTGGCATGGACGCTCATCCCGGCACCGTTGAGGTCAATGACGGCCGTGGACAGGCCTACGTGCGCTACTGTTCCGCGGAGGAAACTGATCAAGGCCGGGCTCCTGGTGTACGCCGGGCCTCCGCTAAAGAGGACCGGTTATCCGAACATATCTACGAATACCCTAGCAAGGAGCCGGGACATTCACCGCGCACGCCGCGCCTTGGCTTCGGCTTCAGCCCACGCCAGCTGCGCCGGGGTGAGCGAGGAGCTCCCCGGGCCGGTGGTGGCCACTGCTGCACCGCTGCCGGCGCGCCAGGCGTGGGTAATAGCCAGGGCCAGGGCGTCTGCCGCGTCAGCAGGGCGGGGCGGCGCCTCCAGCCGGAGGATCTTGGTGACCAGCTTGGTCACCG
The window above is part of the Pseudarthrobacter sp. NS4 genome. Proteins encoded here:
- the yajC gene encoding preprotein translocase subunit YajC, which translates into the protein MSILLFVMLGIFIFMMFRRNKKTQQQQATLQSQFAPGIEVMTSFGLFGRIVDIDDAENKVTLELSPGNLATVHRQAVTKIVEPAAVPEAESPAVPDDASSLTDREGGSSATSVETPDETVKRLNDEGKKDS
- the ruvA gene encoding Holliday junction branch migration protein RuvA, with the protein product MISFLRGTVAHVGLSTAVIDLNGAGMSVHATPQTLSGLRTGEEGKLFTSLIVREDSLTLFGFASDGEREVFDVLLSVSGVGPRLALAVLAVHDPEAIRVAAHTGDSKTFTKVPGIGPKVAGRIVLELAGKLVPQGTAGSPAAPTAAETAWKPQVVAAMTSLGWSEKDASSSIDKALADDPEVSFRGNVPEILRTTLRWLGQDGARAGNRVGSRG
- the ruvB gene encoding Holliday junction branch migration DNA helicase RuvB → MAEPSLVAAGEEPEERVIEAALRPKNLHDFVGQHRVRKQLSLVLQASRMRGRSADHVLFSGPPGLGKTTLAMIVASEMNAPLRISSGPAIQHAGDLAAILSSLSEGEVLFLDEIHRMSRPAEEMLYMAMEDFRVDIVVGKGAGATAIPLELPPFTLVGATTRAGLLPGPLRDRFGFTGHLEFYSVPELELVLRRSAGLLDLKVNSAGFSEIAGRSRGTPRIANRLLRRVRDWALVHGIEQIDSRAASEALDMYEVDKKGLDRLDRSVLEALITKFGGGPVGLSTLAIAVGEETETVETVAEPFLVREGLLGRTPRGRIAMAPAWTHLGYAIPSGVFAQEQLDLFDPESGSVEAPGDWAPESQ